One window from the genome of Cyclobacterium amurskyense encodes:
- a CDS encoding type II toxin-antitoxin system RelE/ParE family toxin, producing MSYKVIPTPEFKKLVKKLAKKYPSLKTDLQQLIETLVENPASGIRLGHNLYKIRMKISSKNRGKSGGARVITFIVTDDREVYLLHIYDKSQLENLTKEQIIELINNAGL from the coding sequence ATGAGTTATAAGGTAATCCCTACGCCTGAATTTAAAAAGCTGGTTAAAAAACTGGCCAAAAAGTATCCTTCCCTAAAAACCGACTTACAACAACTGATTGAGACCCTGGTAGAAAATCCTGCATCCGGAATCCGTCTTGGACATAATCTTTATAAGATTCGGATGAAGATATCTTCAAAAAATAGAGGAAAGTCTGGAGGGGCCAGAGTGATCACCTTTATTGTAACCGATGACAGGGAAGTTTATTTGTTGCACATCTACGATAAGAGTCAGCTCGAAAATCTGACCAAGGAACAGATCATCGAATTGATCAATAATGCTGGGTTGTAA
- a CDS encoding DUF4249 domain-containing protein yields the protein MRIIFYTVCCLLFSSCITEYTLDGSEDFEEQYSVNGLIRPGVPASIYIHKVGDLGKMETISDPSKLRVWITWNWEGEEKIDSLQFSVDYFEGDAELKFNTSYHLNVLLPDGKLIKATTNIPSPAPSYDVNLKFPAGFVQLDNITGPFSRFVMTMPDSLIEAKYYESMLLQVEENDVSKFKIQYCRNDDTATLIENLPSNYLPYFLFQNNKGDKLPMILNFDSVKANPFSNRFIFRLSSVSEQYFRYKKSLLQHLDVLSHTSEFDAPMLFFPDIFKELQPVYSNIEGAEGVFAGYNPTDLSVTCNLSGYECI from the coding sequence ATGAGGATTATTTTTTATACAGTATGTTGCCTTTTATTTTCCAGTTGCATCACAGAATATACTTTGGACGGATCAGAGGATTTTGAGGAGCAATACAGTGTCAATGGGCTGATCAGGCCAGGTGTTCCAGCATCAATTTATATTCATAAAGTTGGCGATTTGGGAAAAATGGAAACAATATCTGATCCGTCCAAACTTAGGGTTTGGATTACTTGGAATTGGGAAGGTGAGGAAAAAATTGATTCTTTACAGTTTTCGGTAGATTACTTTGAAGGAGATGCCGAACTCAAGTTCAATACTTCGTATCACCTAAATGTACTTCTTCCTGATGGGAAATTGATAAAAGCCACAACTAACATTCCTTCACCGGCTCCTTCCTATGATGTTAATTTAAAATTTCCGGCTGGCTTTGTTCAGTTGGATAATATTACCGGACCATTTTCCAGGTTTGTGATGACGATGCCTGATTCATTGATTGAGGCTAAATATTATGAATCCATGCTTTTGCAGGTAGAGGAGAATGATGTGTCAAAATTTAAAATACAGTACTGTCGAAACGATGATACAGCGACATTAATCGAAAATTTGCCCTCAAATTACCTGCCTTATTTCCTTTTCCAAAACAACAAAGGAGACAAGCTTCCCATGATCTTAAATTTTGATAGCGTTAAAGCTAATCCTTTTTCTAATAGATTTATTTTTCGACTATCCTCCGTGTCTGAACAGTATTTTAGGTATAAAAAATCTCTACTTCAACACCTGGATGTCTTGTCTCATACTTCTGAATTTGACGCCCCCATGCTATTTTTCCCTGATATTTTTAAAGAGCTGCAACCTGTTTATTCCAATATTGAGGGGGCTGAAGGCGTTTTTGCCGGCTACAACCCTACCGATCTTTCTGTAACC